One genomic region from Nocardia vinacea encodes:
- a CDS encoding patatin family protein has product MTSSAVVPTVAEVIRGRRESASRADGYRLALVVEGGGSRGVYSSGMVQALEELGLASVFDAVYGTSAGAINAAWFLCGRALSGMRAWTDPVIMRRAVDPARLLRGRPAFDLDYLVNQVYDGIEPMDFPAILANTTTFHPIGTDIRTGHAVDLRRHIVDKPTLMTALRASAGLPILAGPPVPLGGAEYLDGGLSETVPIRTAVRDGATHAMVLRTRRTDEKRPAAPRLHQVVGGSYLRVRAPGAYRAWLQRPHQQAVEDNFLTGLGDAALQIHPPLGSPNVDSAARDTALLSEALTIGRQAVHASLAALVQLHGGAVGEHEVV; this is encoded by the coding sequence GTGACCAGCTCGGCCGTCGTGCCCACCGTCGCGGAGGTCATCCGCGGCCGACGTGAATCAGCCAGCCGCGCCGACGGATATCGCCTCGCCTTGGTCGTCGAGGGTGGTGGCAGCCGCGGCGTCTACTCCAGCGGGATGGTGCAGGCGCTCGAGGAACTCGGGCTCGCCTCGGTTTTCGATGCCGTATACGGCACTTCGGCAGGCGCGATCAACGCGGCGTGGTTCTTGTGCGGGCGGGCACTGTCAGGCATGCGGGCCTGGACCGATCCAGTGATCATGCGGCGCGCGGTCGATCCGGCGCGGCTGCTGCGCGGGCGGCCCGCCTTCGACCTGGACTACCTGGTGAACCAGGTGTACGACGGCATCGAGCCGATGGATTTTCCGGCAATTCTGGCCAATACCACCACCTTTCATCCGATCGGCACCGATATCCGCACCGGGCACGCGGTCGATCTGCGCCGGCACATCGTCGACAAGCCCACGCTGATGACGGCGCTGCGGGCCTCGGCGGGGCTACCGATTCTCGCGGGTCCGCCGGTGCCGCTGGGCGGTGCCGAATATCTCGACGGCGGGCTGTCCGAAACGGTGCCGATCCGCACCGCGGTGCGCGACGGCGCGACGCACGCCATGGTGCTGCGCACCCGACGCACCGATGAAAAACGCCCAGCCGCGCCGCGGCTGCACCAGGTCGTCGGGGGTAGCTATCTGCGCGTCAGGGCACCGGGGGCTTACCGTGCCTGGCTGCAGCGGCCGCATCAGCAGGCCGTCGAGGACAACTTCCTGACGGGTCTCGGGGACGCGGCTCTGCAGATCCACCCGCCCCTCGGCTCCCCGAATGTGGACAGCGCCGCGCGTGACACCGCGCTGCTCTCCGAGGCGTTGACGATCGGGCGGCAAGCCGTGCATGCGTCCCTGGCGGCGCTAGTTCAGCTCCACGGTGGCGCCGTTGGAGAGCATGAAGTCGTGTAG